The following coding sequences lie in one Candidatus Eisenbacteria bacterium genomic window:
- a CDS encoding HEPN domain-containing protein has protein sequence MDPFEDCIKKGRLKPVEPDIDEIKKEILTAEEELTRARTCFAEKRFEDCLVQSYFAMFRSARTLIRKKGYRDTNMYSLLTGLKKLFVEPEELERHLVDVLSLAKEQKDLVYEGARCHFQDTQAILRNSEVFCNRVRELLAIPDLPPIPPMEEIELEDEPPQPNFDDFQRPIDRGDRDFPPARRSPGREGNERPWTTPDSMPRRRPDSPYPFRPRETRPKRRD, from the coding sequence TTGGATCCGTTTGAAGATTGTATAAAAAAGGGTCGGCTCAAACCAGTCGAGCCGGATATCGATGAGATCAAGAAAGAAATCCTGACGGCCGAGGAGGAGCTGACTCGCGCCCGGACATGCTTTGCCGAGAAACGGTTTGAAGATTGTCTCGTACAAAGCTATTTCGCCATGTTCAGATCCGCAAGAACTCTCATTCGCAAAAAGGGTTATCGGGATACGAATATGTATTCCCTACTAACCGGCCTCAAAAAGCTTTTTGTCGAACCAGAAGAGCTGGAGAGACATCTGGTTGATGTTCTCTCTCTTGCAAAAGAACAGAAGGATCTCGTCTATGAAGGAGCCCGGTGTCATTTTCAGGATACCCAGGCGATTCTTCGTAACTCTGAAGTCTTCTGCAATCGGGTTCGTGAACTTCTTGCTATCCCGGATCTTCCTCCCATTCCTCCGATGGAGGAGATTGAACTGGAGGATGAACCGCCGCAACCGAATTTTGATGATTTCCAGCGACCGATCGATCGGGGGGATAGAGATTTTCCTCCAGCTCGCCGGTCTCCCGGACGCGAGGGAAACGAGCGGCCATGGACGACGCCCGATTCGATGCCTCGCCGGCGGCCGGACAGCCCTTATCCTTTTAGACCTCGTGAGACACGCCCCAAAAGAAGAGACTGA
- a CDS encoding SpoIIE family protein phosphatase, producing MSSYELILGAVNLVVGVLNLLLGMVIFREAPRQRLNQVAALLLSSAALGALLGSSSFLLLLLQSAGTPSQIDFVRNFAYLWEFFFPALLLMSVLFPQELPILRRYPSLEIMILVPHAFHFLIILGSSYLGPDLGLDALLTVSGFFNPLLSVFQVFLSLLVKSHQKLFSLVNLAYMAASLGFILRSLKRATNPTIRRQLQTIFGGLGSCVVLYSVAYPIPDLMGYNLKPIISSSVLVAALVMGTGSIALAVVQYKFLDLHSLVRRSILYALVTAVTVGVYLAVIRYLGQAALRLAGVDTQILDPAFLVLALLIFQPLLQRVESFLDALLIGARTDHRQILALASQQLVSSPERPMKAERMVALLIEGLGLQGAALIQKDPDGDGFKLMASDLLDPEALKWLQGRLPVDLIDWHENRPLTRRDFDDWGVRQWQGVQPSLVFPIPSGSELLGALILARKVTRQRLNREEVVLVRTLVGYLALAIKNAELLRTSVDKAHWEEQLALARRIQQSILPSAFPQGNGLEMWGVQIPSLHVGGDYFDVLPLPRDRYALAIADVSGKGVPAALLMSMVAAGIRTLTQTDATAGPILTSLNHLLCQSTSSDQFVTCFLAIVDARQRRLTYASAGHNYPILISVSGATSFLKEGGVVLGVVPGVAYQEEEIHLQKGDNLLLYTDGLTEAESPEGEMYGEARLLSHLKTALSGRNAREAVGSIQNHVMAFSGAGTLSDDLTILLLKIGR from the coding sequence GTGTCTTCATACGAACTGATCCTTGGCGCGGTCAATCTGGTGGTTGGGGTTTTAAACCTTCTCCTGGGGATGGTCATTTTCCGGGAGGCGCCGCGCCAGAGGCTGAACCAAGTTGCCGCTCTTCTTTTGTCCAGCGCGGCGCTGGGCGCTCTGTTGGGATCCTCCAGCTTTCTGCTCCTTCTCCTCCAATCCGCGGGAACACCATCCCAGATCGATTTTGTCAGGAATTTCGCCTATCTCTGGGAGTTTTTCTTTCCGGCCCTCCTGCTCATGTCGGTGCTCTTCCCCCAGGAATTGCCGATCCTCCGGCGATATCCAAGTCTGGAAATCATGATCCTTGTCCCGCATGCCTTTCACTTTCTCATCATCCTCGGCTCGTCGTATCTCGGTCCCGATCTCGGCTTAGACGCCCTCCTCACCGTCTCGGGATTTTTCAATCCACTTCTCTCCGTCTTTCAAGTTTTTCTATCACTGCTTGTGAAGTCTCATCAGAAGCTGTTCTCCCTGGTGAATCTCGCCTATATGGCTGCGAGTCTCGGCTTTATCCTCCGTAGCCTCAAAAGAGCCACCAATCCGACCATCCGACGACAACTCCAGACGATCTTCGGCGGATTGGGCTCATGTGTCGTCTTGTACAGTGTGGCGTATCCCATTCCAGACCTCATGGGATACAACCTGAAGCCGATCATTTCTTCATCTGTACTCGTTGCCGCTCTGGTCATGGGGACCGGATCGATTGCTCTGGCGGTCGTTCAATACAAATTCCTGGATCTCCACAGCCTGGTCCGGCGATCCATCCTATATGCCCTTGTCACAGCGGTCACGGTGGGAGTCTATCTGGCGGTGATCCGGTATTTAGGGCAGGCGGCTCTTCGATTGGCCGGCGTGGATACCCAGATTTTGGATCCGGCCTTTCTTGTTCTGGCTCTGCTCATCTTCCAACCGCTATTACAAAGGGTGGAATCGTTTTTGGATGCTCTTCTCATCGGCGCGCGTACAGACCACCGGCAGATTCTGGCCTTGGCCTCCCAGCAATTGGTCTCATCGCCGGAGCGTCCCATGAAGGCTGAACGGATGGTCGCTCTTCTCATCGAGGGACTTGGTTTGCAGGGAGCGGCGCTTATACAAAAAGATCCGGATGGAGATGGATTTAAGCTAATGGCTTCGGATCTGCTGGATCCGGAAGCGTTGAAGTGGCTCCAGGGACGCCTTCCCGTCGACCTTATCGACTGGCATGAGAACCGGCCTTTGACGCGGCGGGATTTTGATGATTGGGGCGTGCGTCAATGGCAGGGTGTCCAGCCCTCGCTGGTCTTTCCGATTCCAAGCGGCTCCGAGCTTCTTGGCGCTTTGATTCTTGCGAGAAAGGTCACCCGGCAACGACTCAATCGGGAAGAGGTCGTCCTGGTCAGAACCTTGGTGGGGTACCTGGCCTTGGCGATAAAGAACGCCGAGTTACTCCGCACTAGTGTGGACAAAGCGCACTGGGAGGAACAGCTCGCCCTCGCCCGCAGAATTCAGCAATCAATCCTTCCCAGCGCCTTTCCCCAAGGCAACGGCTTGGAAATGTGGGGCGTGCAGATTCCGTCCTTGCATGTGGGCGGGGATTATTTCGATGTGTTGCCCCTCCCGCGGGATCGCTATGCCTTGGCTATCGCCGATGTCTCCGGAAAGGGGGTTCCTGCAGCGCTGCTGATGAGCATGGTTGCGGCCGGTATCCGGACATTAACTCAAACCGACGCGACGGCGGGGCCCATCCTTACGAGTCTCAATCATCTGCTCTGCCAATCGACCTCCTCAGACCAATTCGTCACCTGCTTCCTTGCGATTGTTGACGCTCGTCAACGGCGGCTAACCTACGCGAGTGCGGGCCATAATTATCCGATATTGATTTCAGTATCCGGTGCGACGAGTTTTCTCAAAGAGGGTGGGGTGGTCCTTGGCGTGGTTCCAGGCGTCGCATATCAGGAGGAAGAGATTCATTTGCAGAAGGGTGACAACCTCCTCTTGTATACCGATGGGCTGACGGAGGCGGAGTCCCCCGAGGGTGAGATGTACGGCGAAGCCCGGCTCTTGTCCCATTTAAAGACAGCTCTTTCGGGTCGGAATGCCCGTGAGGCGGTCGGTTCGATCCAAAACCATGTCATGGCCTTCTCGGGGGCCGGCACCTTATCGGATGATCTCACCATCCTTCTGCTAAAAATCGGTCGTTAA